A portion of the Achromobacter sp. MFA1 R4 genome contains these proteins:
- the uvrA gene encoding excinuclease ABC subunit UvrA, which translates to MSSHIRIVGARQNNLKNLDLTIATGELVVVTGVSGSGKSSLAFDTLYAEGQRRYVETFSPYARQFLDRMDKPQVDRIEGILPAIAIDQTNPVRSSRSTVGTMTELNDHLKLLFARGARLYCRGCGKLVRRDTPESVYHSLAERAAVAGDPRLVVTFPIAVPANFTEDEVRGFLEQQGYTRVHAEETAIPRAAAPAKGAKKGKAAKAATEARRILHVIQDRFRFAGTERERVMEALDTALRMGAGHIAVYAMDAEGGNAHLWKYSDRLHCADCDIEYTDPLPSSFSFNSPLGACEACRGFGRVIGIDFGLVIPDEKKTLLEGAIKPWTTPSYKECQDDLQKYAPRAGVPLGVPWKDMSEEHKRWVLYGTPDWKGGNDAWKHQWYGVQRFFDWLETKAYKMHVRVLLSKYRSYTPCPTCNGARLKPDALLWRLGSKDEADAVLPPEDGRYKRFMPVGTTWSREQLDGLDGLSIHDVMLLPIERVRKFFDTLSFSGALDAATDLLMTEVRARLKFLCDVGLGYLTLDRQSRTLSGGEVQRINLTTALGTSLVNTLFVLDEPSIGLHPRDMHRVVEVMHRLRNAGNTLVVVEHDPQVMVAADRIIDIGPGPGERGGRIVFDGTPAQLRAAPTLTGDYLGGRMRVEAPRPMPVAANTPRLLLEGVNAHNLKNVSVELPLGRLVCVTGVSGSGKSTLVQDVLYPALLKQKGKPSEAPGAFDRLLGAEQIADVVMVDQTPIGKTARSNPASYVGAFDAIRKLFAQAPLARERAYTAGTFSFNGGDGRCPTCGGTGFEHVEMQFLSDVYLRCPDCDGKRFRPEVLEVRVEHLGKSASIDEVLEMTVSEALEFFKGLRDVQTGLAPLADVGLEYVRLGQPVPTLSGGEAQRLKLAGHLAEAARSGISTAKVAKKGSLFLFDEPTTGLHFDDVARLMRAFRKLLAAGHTLLVIEHNLDVIRAADWLIDLGPEGGDAGGLVLGTGTPQDLMDNPKSHTGAALRDYETSILPADAVAGGQADVVVSSDADAQEAEQAGLTARIAEPEADYGEGADVGTPLQSLVRKRRQGSMAIEIRNAREHNLKNISVEIPHDKFTVITGVSGSGKSTLAFDILFNEGQRRYLESLNAYARAIVQPAGKPDVDAIFGIPPTVAIEQRTSRGGRKSTVATMTEIHHFLRLLYVKLGTQYCPDCNVAVEPQNTDQIVARLLREHKGVHIGLLAPLVTARKGYYTDLAKWAGSKGHSHLRVDGEFIPVAPWPRLDRYKEHTIELPVADVVVDPANEAELRAAVKSALENGQGVMSVVWPVNKLHEALNSELQQQHFSVKRACPSCGTSFPEPDPRLFSYNSKHGWCTGCYGTGLQLQGFDEEQTGEETAWNAWYEGEAKTCTQCDGQRLNRVARAVRWRDKSIAELASLPVSDAHTFFTGLVARGREGEIARDILAEIRGRLNFMQEVGLNYLALDRAAPTLSGGEAQRIRLAAQLGSNLQGVCYVLDEPTIGLHPRDNRILLDALARLEGNGNTLVVVEHDDDTIRRASHVIDIGPGAGIRGGRVVAQGTVQDVIDSPESVTGRYLKTPLAHPLQGRRPVEADTPMIEIRGARLHNLRSVNARIPVGRLSVVTGVSGSGKSTLAREVLLDNLTQAVSQGKAPGWAGCDSITGWEAIDRVLEVDQTPIGKTPRSCPATYVGFWDDVRKQFADTREARMRGWTAARFSFNTGDGRCPICEGQGMRTIEMNFLPDVKVPCDACNGARFNNDTLSVQMRGKNAGELLSMEVDDAIGYFAAHPKIHRPLQLMQDVGLGYLTLGQPSPTLSGGEAQRIKLVTELSKARLTDGLIKTGRASRIPHTLYVLDEPTVGLSMADVEKLIHVLHRLVEAGNTVVVIEHNLDVIAEADWLLDLGPEGGTGGGQLVGEGSPEHVMTLAGHSHTGRVLTEFLAQQQR; encoded by the coding sequence ATGAGCTCCCATATCCGCATCGTTGGCGCCCGCCAGAACAATCTCAAGAACCTGGACCTGACCATCGCCACCGGCGAACTGGTCGTCGTGACCGGCGTTTCGGGGTCCGGCAAAAGTTCGCTGGCCTTCGACACGCTGTACGCCGAGGGACAACGGCGCTATGTGGAAACCTTTTCGCCCTACGCGCGCCAGTTCCTGGACCGCATGGACAAGCCGCAGGTGGACCGCATCGAAGGCATCCTGCCGGCCATCGCCATCGACCAGACCAACCCGGTGCGCAGCTCGCGCAGCACGGTCGGCACGATGACCGAACTGAACGACCACCTTAAGCTGCTGTTTGCGCGCGGCGCGCGCCTGTATTGCCGCGGATGCGGCAAGCTGGTGCGGCGCGACACGCCTGAATCCGTCTACCACTCGCTGGCCGAGCGCGCCGCCGTCGCGGGCGATCCGCGCCTGGTCGTGACCTTCCCGATCGCCGTGCCCGCCAACTTCACCGAAGACGAAGTGCGCGGCTTCCTCGAACAGCAGGGCTACACGCGCGTGCATGCCGAGGAAACCGCCATTCCTCGCGCCGCCGCGCCCGCCAAGGGCGCCAAGAAGGGCAAGGCCGCGAAGGCCGCCACCGAAGCGCGCCGCATCCTGCACGTCATCCAGGACCGCTTCCGCTTTGCCGGCACCGAGCGCGAACGCGTCATGGAAGCCCTGGACACGGCGCTGCGCATGGGCGCCGGCCATATCGCGGTTTACGCCATGGACGCCGAAGGCGGCAACGCGCACCTCTGGAAGTACAGCGACCGCCTGCACTGCGCCGACTGCGACATCGAATACACCGATCCCCTGCCCAGCAGCTTCTCGTTCAATTCCCCGCTGGGCGCCTGCGAAGCCTGCCGCGGCTTCGGCCGCGTGATCGGCATCGACTTCGGCCTGGTCATCCCCGACGAGAAAAAGACCCTGCTGGAAGGCGCCATCAAGCCGTGGACGACGCCCTCCTACAAGGAGTGCCAGGACGACCTGCAGAAATACGCGCCGCGCGCCGGCGTGCCGCTGGGCGTGCCCTGGAAGGACATGAGCGAGGAGCACAAGCGCTGGGTGCTCTACGGCACGCCCGACTGGAAGGGCGGCAACGACGCCTGGAAGCACCAGTGGTATGGCGTGCAGCGCTTCTTCGACTGGCTGGAAACCAAGGCCTACAAGATGCACGTGCGCGTGCTGCTGTCCAAATACCGCAGCTACACGCCCTGCCCCACCTGCAACGGCGCGCGCCTGAAGCCCGACGCCCTGCTCTGGCGCCTGGGCAGCAAGGACGAGGCCGATGCGGTGCTGCCGCCCGAGGACGGCCGCTACAAGCGCTTCATGCCCGTCGGCACCACCTGGAGCCGAGAGCAGCTCGATGGCCTGGATGGGCTGTCCATCCATGACGTGATGCTGCTGCCCATCGAGCGCGTGCGCAAATTCTTCGACACGCTGTCCTTCTCCGGCGCGCTGGACGCCGCCACCGACCTGCTCATGACCGAGGTGCGCGCGCGCCTGAAGTTCCTGTGCGACGTCGGCCTGGGCTACCTGACGCTGGACCGCCAGAGCCGCACGCTGTCGGGCGGCGAAGTGCAGCGCATCAACCTGACCACCGCGCTGGGCACCTCCCTGGTGAACACGCTGTTCGTGCTGGACGAGCCCTCGATCGGCCTGCATCCGCGCGACATGCACCGCGTCGTGGAGGTCATGCACCGCCTGCGCAATGCCGGCAACACGCTGGTGGTCGTCGAGCACGATCCGCAGGTGATGGTGGCCGCGGACCGCATCATCGACATCGGCCCTGGCCCCGGCGAACGCGGCGGCCGCATCGTCTTCGACGGCACGCCGGCGCAGTTGCGCGCGGCGCCCACGCTGACGGGCGACTATTTGGGCGGCCGCATGCGCGTCGAAGCGCCGCGTCCCATGCCGGTGGCGGCCAACACGCCGCGCCTGCTGCTGGAAGGCGTCAACGCCCACAACCTGAAAAATGTCTCGGTCGAACTCCCGCTGGGCCGCCTGGTCTGCGTGACCGGCGTGTCCGGGTCCGGCAAGTCCACGCTGGTGCAGGACGTGCTGTACCCCGCGCTGCTCAAGCAGAAGGGCAAACCGTCGGAAGCGCCGGGCGCGTTCGACCGCCTGCTGGGCGCGGAACAGATCGCCGACGTGGTCATGGTGGACCAGACGCCCATCGGCAAGACCGCGCGCTCCAACCCCGCCAGCTACGTCGGCGCGTTCGACGCCATTCGCAAGCTGTTCGCCCAGGCCCCGCTGGCGCGTGAGCGCGCCTATACGGCCGGCACATTCAGCTTCAACGGCGGGGACGGCCGCTGCCCGACCTGCGGCGGCACCGGCTTCGAACACGTGGAAATGCAGTTCCTGTCCGACGTGTACCTGCGCTGCCCCGATTGCGACGGCAAGCGCTTCCGCCCCGAAGTCCTGGAAGTGCGCGTCGAGCACCTGGGCAAGAGCGCGTCCATCGACGAAGTGCTGGAAATGACGGTCAGCGAGGCGCTGGAGTTCTTCAAGGGCCTGCGCGACGTGCAGACCGGACTGGCGCCGCTGGCCGACGTGGGCCTGGAATACGTGCGGCTGGGCCAGCCCGTGCCGACGCTGTCGGGCGGCGAGGCGCAGCGCCTCAAGCTGGCCGGCCACCTGGCCGAGGCCGCGCGCAGCGGCATCTCGACGGCCAAGGTCGCCAAGAAAGGCAGCCTGTTCCTGTTCGACGAGCCCACCACCGGCCTGCACTTCGACGACGTCGCGCGCCTGATGCGCGCTTTCCGCAAGCTGCTGGCCGCGGGCCACACGCTGCTCGTCATCGAACACAACCTGGACGTGATCCGCGCAGCCGACTGGCTGATCGACCTGGGTCCGGAAGGCGGCGACGCCGGCGGCCTGGTGCTTGGCACGGGCACGCCGCAGGACCTGATGGACAACCCCAAGTCGCACACGGGCGCCGCGCTGCGCGACTATGAAACCAGCATCCTGCCCGCCGACGCCGTCGCCGGCGGACAGGCCGACGTGGTGGTCAGCAGCGACGCCGATGCACAGGAAGCCGAACAGGCGGGCCTGACGGCGCGCATCGCCGAACCCGAGGCCGATTATGGCGAGGGCGCGGACGTCGGCACGCCGCTGCAGTCGCTGGTGCGCAAACGCCGCCAGGGCAGCATGGCGATCGAAATCCGCAACGCGCGCGAACACAACCTGAAGAACATCAGCGTCGAGATCCCCCACGACAAGTTCACCGTCATCACGGGCGTGTCGGGCTCGGGCAAGTCCACCCTGGCCTTCGACATCCTGTTCAACGAAGGCCAGCGCCGCTATCTGGAATCGCTGAACGCCTACGCCCGCGCCATCGTGCAGCCGGCCGGCAAGCCCGACGTGGACGCCATCTTCGGCATCCCGCCCACCGTGGCGATCGAACAGCGCACCAGCCGCGGGGGCCGCAAGTCCACCGTGGCCACGATGACGGAAATCCACCATTTCCTGCGCCTGCTGTATGTGAAGCTGGGCACGCAATACTGCCCCGACTGCAATGTGGCGGTCGAGCCGCAGAACACCGACCAGATCGTGGCGCGCCTGCTGCGTGAGCACAAGGGCGTGCACATCGGCCTTTTGGCGCCGCTGGTCACCGCGCGCAAGGGCTATTACACGGACCTGGCCAAGTGGGCCGGCTCCAAGGGCCATTCTCACTTGCGCGTGGACGGCGAGTTCATCCCCGTGGCGCCGTGGCCGCGCCTGGACCGCTACAAAGAGCACACCATCGAACTGCCCGTGGCGGACGTGGTGGTGGACCCGGCCAACGAAGCCGAGCTGCGCGCGGCCGTCAAGAGCGCGCTGGAAAACGGCCAGGGCGTGATGTCGGTGGTCTGGCCGGTGAACAAGCTGCACGAGGCGCTGAACAGCGAACTGCAGCAGCAGCATTTCTCGGTCAAGCGTGCGTGCCCGTCGTGCGGCACGAGCTTTCCCGAACCCGATCCGCGCCTCTTCTCGTACAACTCCAAACATGGCTGGTGCACGGGCTGCTACGGCACCGGCCTGCAACTGCAGGGCTTTGACGAAGAGCAGACCGGCGAGGAAACCGCCTGGAACGCGTGGTACGAAGGCGAAGCCAAGACCTGCACGCAGTGCGACGGCCAGCGGCTGAACCGCGTGGCGCGCGCCGTGCGCTGGCGCGACAAGTCGATCGCCGAACTGGCCTCGCTGCCCGTGTCCGATGCGCACACCTTCTTCACCGGCCTGGTGGCGCGCGGCCGCGAAGGCGAGATCGCCCGCGACATCCTGGCCGAAATCCGCGGCCGCCTGAACTTCATGCAGGAAGTGGGCCTGAACTACCTGGCGCTGGACCGCGCCGCCCCCACGCTGTCCGGCGGCGAGGCGCAGCGCATCCGGCTGGCCGCGCAGCTCGGCTCCAACCTGCAGGGCGTCTGCTACGTGCTGGACGAGCCCACCATCGGCCTGCACCCGCGCGACAACCGCATCCTGCTGGACGCGCTGGCGCGCCTGGAAGGCAACGGCAACACGCTGGTGGTCGTCGAACACGACGACGACACCATCCGCCGCGCGTCCCACGTCATCGACATCGGGCCGGGCGCGGGCATCCGCGGCGGCCGCGTGGTGGCGCAGGGCACGGTGCAGGACGTGATCGATTCGCCCGAATCCGTGACCGGCCGCTACCTGAAGACACCGCTGGCCCACCCGCTGCAAGGCCGCCGTCCGGTCGAGGCCGACACGCCCATGATCGAGATCCGCGGCGCGCGCCTGCACAACCTGCGCAGCGTGAACGCGCGCATTCCCGTCGGCCGCCTTAGCGTGGTCACCGGCGTGTCCGGGTCAGGCAAATCCACCCTGGCGCGCGAAGTGCTGCTGGACAACCTGACCCAGGCCGTCTCGCAGGGCAAGGCGCCGGGATGGGCGGGCTGCGACAGCATCACCGGCTGGGAAGCGATCGACCGCGTGCTGGAAGTCGACCAGACCCCCATCGGCAAGACCCCGCGCTCGTGCCCGGCCACCTACGTGGGCTTCTGGGACGACGTGCGCAAGCAGTTCGCCGACACCCGCGAGGCCCGCATGCGCGGCTGGACCGCGGCGCGCTTCTCGTTCAATACCGGCGATGGCCGCTGCCCCATCTGCGAAGGCCAGGGCATGCGCACCATCGAAATGAACTTCCTGCCCGACGTCAAAGTGCCGTGCGACGCGTGCAACGGCGCGCGCTTCAACAACGACACCCTCAGCGTGCAGATGCGCGGCAAGAACGCCGGCGAGCTGCTGTCCATGGAAGTGGACGACGCCATCGGCTACTTCGCCGCCCATCCCAAGATCCACCGGCCGCTGCAACTGATGCAGGACGTGGGCCTGGGCTACCTGACGCTGGGCCAGCCTTCGCCCACCCTGTCGGGCGGCGAGGCGCAGCGCATCAAGCTGGTGACCGAACTGTCCAAGGCGCGCCTGACCGATGGCCTGATCAAGACCGGCCGCGCCTCGCGCATCCCGCACACGCTGTACGTGCTGGATGAGCCGACCGTGGGCCTGTCGATGGCCGACGTCGAAAAGCTGATCCACGTGCTGCACCGCCTGGTCGAGGCGGGCAACACGGTGGTGGTGATCGAGCACAACCTGGACGTCATCGCCGAAGCCGACTGGCTGCTGGACCTGGGCCCCGAAGGCGGCACGGGCGGCGGGCAACTGGTGGGCGAAGGCTCCCCCGAGCACGTGATGACGCTGGCCGGCCATTCCCATACCGGCCGGGTCCTGACGGAGTTCCTCGCGCAACAACAGCGCTAA
- a CDS encoding IclR family transcriptional regulator: MQESKVAGAAAFGKFMAVLQAVADAPQPPTAAVLARACGYPRPTVYRILAALAEQGMVSESGGAYRLGHRLMSLASRAWGQFDLRAALAPELQSLRDQTGETVHLAVPAGHEMIYIDKLESPGPVRMVSRVGASVALHSSAVGKAYLAALDEAARERVLRDLPLPARMPATLNSLSALREALGEAAARGYAIDNEENEPGIVCYGVALCDAAGRPVAGVSVSTLLFRRRDDPQSAYIEPLLRLRDAAAAKLAVLPVSSGGA, encoded by the coding sequence GTGCAGGAATCCAAGGTCGCCGGCGCGGCGGCGTTCGGAAAGTTCATGGCGGTGCTGCAGGCCGTGGCCGATGCGCCGCAGCCCCCCACGGCCGCCGTGCTGGCGCGCGCCTGCGGCTATCCCCGTCCCACCGTCTACCGCATCCTTGCGGCGCTTGCCGAGCAGGGCATGGTGTCCGAGTCCGGCGGCGCGTATCGCCTGGGGCACCGCCTGATGTCGCTGGCCAGCCGGGCGTGGGGCCAGTTCGACCTGCGCGCGGCGCTGGCGCCGGAGCTCCAGTCGCTGCGCGACCAGACCGGCGAAACCGTCCACCTGGCCGTTCCCGCCGGCCACGAAATGATCTACATCGACAAGCTGGAAAGCCCCGGCCCCGTGCGCATGGTGTCGCGCGTGGGCGCCTCGGTCGCGCTGCATTCCAGCGCGGTGGGCAAGGCCTATCTGGCGGCGCTGGACGAGGCCGCGCGCGAGCGCGTGCTGCGCGACCTGCCCCTGCCCGCCAGGATGCCCGCCACCTTGAACAGCCTGTCCGCGTTGCGCGAGGCGCTGGGCGAGGCGGCCGCGCGGGGATACGCTATCGACAACGAAGAAAACGAACCCGGCATCGTCTGCTACGGGGTGGCGCTGTGCGACGCGGCCGGCAGGCCGGTCGCCGGCGTCAGCGTCAGCACGCTGCTGTTCCGCCGGCGCGACGACCCGCAGTCGGCCTATATCGAACCCCTGCTGCGGCTGCGCGACGCCGCCGCGGCCAAACTCGCCGTCCTGCCGGTATCGTCCGGCGGCGCCTGA
- a CDS encoding bifunctional 4-hydroxy-2-oxoglutarate aldolase/2-dehydro-3-deoxy-phosphogluconate aldolase: MTATAAPIASKLAALLAARVVPVLRYTDAATAAYAAEVAVAAGCTTLELTWTIPGVTDLVRALRDKHGAALLLGVGTVLDEAQAREALVAGADFLVSPALSTEIVDMAHAADALCLLGAFTPTEVLAARRAGVDVVKVFPADTGGPRHLAALKSVFPDTIFCPTGGITQENMGTYFAAGAGLVGIGSNLYDKAAFAARDTAALVAQITRTREAAHG, encoded by the coding sequence ATGACCGCAACTGCTGCTCCCATCGCCTCCAAGCTTGCCGCCCTGCTCGCCGCCCGGGTCGTGCCCGTGCTGCGCTATACCGACGCCGCGACCGCGGCGTATGCGGCCGAAGTCGCGGTCGCGGCGGGCTGCACCACGCTCGAGCTCACCTGGACCATTCCGGGGGTGACGGATCTCGTGCGCGCGCTGCGCGACAAGCACGGCGCGGCGCTGCTGCTGGGCGTGGGCACCGTGCTGGACGAGGCCCAGGCGCGCGAAGCGCTGGTGGCGGGCGCGGACTTCCTGGTGTCGCCCGCGCTGTCGACCGAAATCGTGGACATGGCGCACGCCGCCGATGCCCTGTGCCTGCTGGGCGCCTTCACGCCCACGGAAGTGCTGGCCGCGCGCCGGGCGGGCGTGGACGTGGTGAAGGTCTTCCCCGCGGACACCGGCGGTCCCCGGCACCTGGCCGCGCTGAAGTCGGTCTTCCCGGACACGATCTTCTGCCCCACGGGCGGCATCACGCAGGAAAACATGGGCACGTACTTCGCGGCCGGCGCCGGCCTGGTCGGCATCGGCAGCAATCTTTACGACAAGGCCGCGTTCGCCGCGCGCGACACCGCCGCGCTGGTGGCCCAGATCACCCGGACCCGCGAGGCCGCCCATGGCTGA
- a CDS encoding sugar kinase, with protein sequence MADFDIVALGEPLVELNQTHKGQRQYLQGFGGDTSNAAIAAARQGARCAYLTRVGNDAFGQQFLDLWRTENVDTSGVQVDDDAHTGLYFVQHGPDGHAFSYLRRDSAASRMTPASLDGGLIERARFLHVSGISMAISTSACDTVFAAIARAQGAGVQVSLDSNLRLRLWPVDRARAILREAMRAADLFLPSMDDMQHLTGNDDPERTLDWIRDGGAPGVVVLKLGKDGSIIDDGRTRTPMPALRVQAVDATGAGDCFAGSLLARRCQGDSWEEAVRYANTAAALSTLGYGAVDPLPRAEQVWERLKTGG encoded by the coding sequence ATGGCTGATTTCGACATCGTTGCGCTGGGCGAGCCGCTGGTCGAGCTGAACCAGACCCACAAGGGCCAGCGCCAATACCTGCAGGGTTTCGGGGGCGACACCTCCAATGCGGCCATCGCCGCGGCCCGCCAGGGCGCGCGCTGCGCGTACCTGACCCGGGTCGGCAATGACGCCTTCGGCCAGCAGTTCCTGGACCTGTGGCGCACCGAGAACGTCGACACGTCTGGCGTGCAGGTGGACGACGACGCGCACACAGGGCTGTACTTCGTGCAGCACGGGCCGGACGGCCATGCCTTCAGCTATCTGCGGCGCGATTCCGCGGCCAGCCGGATGACGCCGGCCAGCCTGGACGGCGGACTGATCGAACGCGCCCGCTTCCTGCACGTTTCCGGCATCAGCATGGCCATCAGCACCAGCGCCTGCGATACGGTCTTCGCCGCCATCGCGCGCGCGCAGGGCGCCGGCGTCCAGGTCAGCCTGGATTCGAACCTGCGGCTGCGCCTGTGGCCGGTGGACCGCGCCCGCGCCATCCTGCGCGAGGCGATGCGTGCGGCGGATCTCTTCCTGCCCAGCATGGACGACATGCAGCACCTGACGGGCAACGACGACCCCGAGCGCACGCTGGACTGGATCCGCGACGGCGGCGCGCCGGGCGTGGTGGTGCTGAAGCTGGGCAAGGACGGCTCCATCATCGACGACGGGCGCACCCGCACGCCCATGCCGGCCCTGCGCGTGCAGGCCGTCGACGCGACAGGGGCGGGCGACTGCTTTGCCGGCAGCCTGCTGGCGCGCCGGTGCCAGGGGGATTCCTGGGAAGAGGCCGTGCGCTATGCCAATACGGCGGCGGCGTTGTCCACCTTGGGCTATGGCGCGGTCGACCCCCTGCCGCGCGCCGAACAGGTGTGGGAACGCCTCAAAACAGGCGGCTGA
- a CDS encoding LysR family transcriptional regulator, protein MEASPVQLNDIALFVEVAKRKSFSQAARALDMPTSTLSRRINELERAIGLRLINRNTRRLDLTEAGAAYMRRCQGLIDEARLAHEQLLSLSGGPSGNLRVSMPFSLAIWLLPETINEFLEQYPDVECEFDLSMMTASDAQGTPFDVVLRFGREADYPVASTDNGNGNGTPLRAIEGAVVQELVVLETHLYASDRYLERHGEPQTAADLSQHQCLRTTIDEAHSYWTLQNGVISQRVPVKGHLAANNMSIAGTLAGLDLAITRMPHCQALEPIIQRNSLRRVLPGWSVDPISIYVVYPSSIQPAKTRAFMDFIRPKLGPPQG, encoded by the coding sequence ATGGAAGCCTCGCCCGTCCAGCTTAATGACATCGCCCTGTTCGTGGAGGTTGCCAAGCGCAAAAGCTTCAGCCAGGCGGCGCGCGCGCTGGACATGCCGACCTCGACGCTATCGCGCCGGATCAACGAGCTCGAGCGCGCGATCGGGCTGCGCCTCATCAACCGCAACACGCGCCGGCTCGATCTCACGGAGGCGGGCGCGGCCTACATGCGCCGCTGCCAGGGCCTCATCGACGAAGCCCGCCTGGCGCACGAGCAGCTCCTGTCGCTGTCGGGCGGCCCGTCGGGCAACCTGCGGGTGTCCATGCCGTTCAGCCTGGCGATCTGGCTGCTGCCCGAAACCATCAACGAGTTCCTCGAACAGTATCCCGACGTGGAATGCGAGTTCGACCTGAGCATGATGACCGCCTCGGACGCGCAGGGCACGCCGTTCGACGTGGTGCTGCGCTTCGGCCGGGAGGCCGATTATCCGGTCGCGTCGACCGACAACGGCAACGGCAACGGCACGCCGCTGCGCGCCATCGAAGGCGCGGTGGTCCAGGAACTGGTGGTGCTGGAAACCCACCTGTACGCATCCGACCGCTATCTGGAACGCCACGGCGAACCGCAGACGGCCGCCGACCTGTCGCAGCATCAGTGCCTGCGCACGACCATCGACGAAGCGCACTCCTACTGGACGCTGCAAAACGGCGTCATCTCGCAGCGGGTGCCCGTCAAGGGCCATCTGGCCGCCAACAACATGAGCATCGCGGGCACGCTGGCCGGGCTGGACCTGGCCATCACCCGCATGCCGCATTGCCAGGCGCTGGAACCCATCATCCAGCGCAATTCGCTCCGGCGCGTGCTGCCGGGCTGGTCGGTGGACCCGATCTCGATCTACGTGGTGTACCCGTCCAGCATCCAGCCGGCCAAGACGCGCGCCTTCATGGATTTCATCCGGCCCAAGCTCGGTCCGCCGCAGGGCTAA
- a CDS encoding glycosyltransferase family A protein, with amino-acid sequence MTDTPIFFTVLTPTYNRAGTLHRVYESLCRQSFRNFEWVVVDDGSTDNTHESILHWQSLADFPIRYVWQNNQHKKTAFNRGVREARGQMIVGLDSDDEMPADALAIFHEAWNAIPPARRESYFAITGLCARPDGSIVGDRYPQDVFDSTAVDVYFRYRIKGEKFGCMRTDILRKYPFPEDVAGFVPESLVWWAVARAGYLSRFINRVVRTYHDTPGGLSQGAVSVSNNAQGLYLLAWDMLQHHLEFFRYRPREFMMAAARYTRFRLHLKHSGVPTAVQAYRLNNPLAAFLVGVMYPLGYALYRRDRRRGVA; translated from the coding sequence ATGACCGACACACCGATTTTTTTCACCGTTCTGACGCCAACCTACAACCGGGCAGGCACTCTGCACCGCGTCTATGAATCGCTCTGCCGGCAGAGCTTCCGCAATTTCGAATGGGTGGTGGTGGACGACGGCTCCACCGACAACACGCACGAGTCCATCCTGCACTGGCAGTCGCTGGCCGATTTTCCGATCCGCTACGTCTGGCAGAACAATCAGCACAAGAAGACGGCCTTCAACCGGGGCGTGCGCGAGGCGCGCGGCCAGATGATCGTCGGCCTGGACAGCGACGACGAAATGCCGGCCGACGCGCTGGCCATTTTTCACGAGGCCTGGAACGCCATCCCGCCCGCCCGGCGCGAATCCTATTTCGCCATCACCGGCCTGTGCGCGCGTCCCGACGGCTCCATCGTGGGCGACCGCTACCCGCAGGACGTCTTCGACAGCACGGCGGTCGACGTATATTTCCGCTATCGCATCAAGGGCGAGAAATTCGGCTGTATGCGCACCGACATCCTCAGGAAGTACCCCTTTCCCGAGGACGTCGCGGGTTTCGTGCCGGAAAGCCTGGTCTGGTGGGCGGTGGCGCGTGCCGGCTACCTGAGCCGCTTCATCAACCGCGTCGTTCGCACCTACCACGACACGCCCGGCGGCCTGAGCCAGGGCGCGGTATCCGTGTCCAACAATGCCCAGGGCCTGTACCTGCTGGCCTGGGACATGCTGCAGCACCACCTGGAATTCTTCCGCTACCGGCCGCGCGAATTCATGATGGCGGCGGCGCGCTACACGCGCTTTCGCCTGCACCTGAAGCACTCGGGCGTGCCGACGGCCGTGCAGGCCTACCGGCTCAACAACCCCCTCGCGGCGTTTCTCGTGGGGGTGATGTATCCGCTGGGCTATGCGCTGTACCGCCGCGACCGCCGCCGCGGCGTGGCCTAG
- a CDS encoding ABC transporter ATP-binding protein codes for MSAKLLEVRDLRVAYDKVEAVSGVGLDVGEGQIVTVIGPNGAGKTTLLSAIMGVLPSQGRIVFGGKAQEHAEIEEMVAAGMNLVPEKRELFAEMTVEDNLMLGAFDRYRRGVRDQDQTLAEVYGLFPRLQERRDQLAGTLSGGERQMLAVGRALMAKPRLLMLDEPSLGLAPRIVREVFRIVARLREMGVSILLIEQNARAALQVADYAYVLETGTVTLEGPAAEVAQDPRVVEVYLGLGHGAPA; via the coding sequence ATGAGCGCGAAACTGCTGGAAGTGCGCGACCTGCGCGTGGCCTACGACAAGGTGGAAGCCGTCTCGGGCGTCGGCCTGGACGTCGGCGAAGGCCAGATCGTCACCGTGATCGGCCCGAACGGCGCGGGCAAGACCACCCTGCTGTCGGCCATCATGGGGGTGCTGCCCTCGCAAGGCCGGATCGTGTTCGGCGGCAAAGCGCAGGAACACGCCGAGATCGAGGAAATGGTGGCCGCCGGCATGAACCTGGTGCCCGAAAAGCGCGAACTCTTCGCCGAGATGACGGTGGAAGACAACCTCATGCTGGGCGCCTTCGACCGCTATCGGCGCGGCGTGCGCGACCAGGACCAGACCCTGGCCGAGGTCTATGGCCTGTTCCCCCGCCTGCAGGAGCGGCGCGACCAGCTTGCCGGCACGCTCTCCGGCGGCGAGCGCCAGATGCTGGCCGTCGGCCGCGCATTGATGGCCAAGCCGCGCCTGCTGATGCTGGACGAGCCGAGCCTGGGCCTGGCGCCGCGCATCGTGCGCGAGGTGTTTCGCATCGTCGCGCGGCTGCGGGAGATGGGCGTGTCCATCCTGCTCATCGAGCAGAACGCGCGCGCGGCGCTGCAGGTGGCCGACTACGCCTACGTGCTGGAGACCGGCACGGTCACGCTGGAAGGGCCTGCCGCCGAGGTGGCGCAGGACCCGCGCGTGGTGGAGGTATACCTGGGGCTGGGGCATGGCGCGCCCGCCTGA